The Lycium ferocissimum isolate CSIRO_LF1 chromosome 10, AGI_CSIRO_Lferr_CH_V1, whole genome shotgun sequence genome window below encodes:
- the LOC132034038 gene encoding peroxisomal ATPase PEX1 isoform X3 yields MELEVRVVAGIENCFVSLPVSLIQTLESTTASGYLPPILALELRSGNNHVFRVAWSGSASANPFPNSIQIAQQYAECIGLSDRTVVQVRVLSNLPKATMVTIEPDTEDDWEVLELNAEHAEQAILKQVAIVHEAMRFPLWLHGQTVITFKVASTFPLTPVVQLVPGTEVAVAPKRRKRNISSGEDSMMQDDELSVSKALLRVQDTDDQCIHKCEAGGVEMRVVLTSAVFIHPETASIYSFEPLQTVVIIPRLLYRETKKNHETDSRRGKGGVTSKEVNVGVLPDKHDIHQSMVRLIFSESVAKGHIMLPRSLRLYLRAELHSCVYVKRFNVKLKKEIPLVSLSPCEFKILQETGVSEENNAEVLGKKNINKIITTLLRTNSDIEMGTIDWSIHEKIAAAFSCDSSKEDKETSIKSDIKEDVAAFLHRWCLAQLHAVTIKTGVEVKSLILGNTTLLHFKVKDNRSIKDGVQTMKGGEASLDAVFVLSTSDESMRDEKIDAYEVEFDEGNKLTTSPGNFEPWLGKLQLGNGLSIRTVREKFFAKATSLTTSSLDWMGTAAPDVINSRIGGLIEEFFHERWRGLIVLLSSASWMLSSAYEFPLPGHILIHGPSGSGKTLLATVAAKFAEESEDILAHVIFLSCSKLALEKPSAIRQTLLSYVADALDHAPSVVVFDDLDSIVAASSESEASQPSSSLAVLAEYFADIMDEYEEKRRNTCGIGPIAFIACAQSLTNLPQNLTSSGRFDFHVKLPAPATTERGALLKHIIQKRSLQCSDDTLLDVASKCDGYDAYDLEILVDRSVHAATARFLSSDLDVGRQEKPVLVKDDFLHAMHEFVPVAMRDIAKPSADGGRSGWEDVGGLNDIRNAIIEMIELPSKFPNIFAQAPLRMRSNVLLYGPPGCGKTHIVGAAAAACSLRFISVKGPELLNKYIGASEQAVRDIFSKAAAAAPCLLFFDEFDSIAPKRGHDNTGVTDRVVNQFLTELDGVEVLTGVFVFAATSRPDLLDAALLRPGRLDRLLFCDFPSPHERLEILSVLSRKVSHNSGWALFSISLR; encoded by the exons ATGGAGTTGGAGGTGAGAGTTGTTGCCGGAATCGAGAACTGCTTTGTATCACTACCCGTGTCTTTAATCCAAACTCTGGAATCCACCACTGCTTCAGGTTACCTTCCTCCAATTCTAGCACTCGAACTCCGGTCCGGCAATAACCACGTCTTCCGCGTAGCTTGGTCTGGTTCCGCTTCAGCCAATCCTTTTCCTAATTCTATTCAG ATTGCGCAGCAATATGCGGAGTGTATTGGTTTGTCAGATCGTACTGTGGTTCAAGTAAGAGTGCTCTCCAATTTGCCTAAAGCTACTATGGTTACCATAGAGCCAGATACTGAAGATGATTGGGAAGTTTTGGAGCTTAATGCTGAGCATGCAGAGCAGGCTATCTTAAAGCAG GTTGCTATTGTCCATGAAGCTATGCGATTTCCTTTGTGGCTGCATGGGCAGACAGTTATCACATTTAAAGTTGCTTCAACCTTTCCGCTGACACCGGTAG TACAACTTGTCCCAGGAACTGAAGTTGCTGTTGCTCCAAAAAGGCGCAAAAGAAATATTAGTTCGGGTgaggattctatgatgcaagaCGATGAACTTTCGGTCTCAAAGGCACTATTGAGGGTCCAAGATACTGATGATCAATGTATTCACAAATGCGAGGCTGGTGGAGTTGAGATGAGAGTGGTTTTGACCTCTGCTGTCTTCATTCATCCCGAGACAGCCAGTATATACTCTTTTGAACCTCTTCAGACTGTGGTAATAATTCCCAGATTGCTTTACAGAGAAACCAAGAAAAATCATGAGACAGATAGCCGTAGAGGGAAAGGTGGTGTAACTTCAAAGGAAGTGAATGTAGGGGTTCTACCTGACAAGCACGATATCCATCAATCAATGGTTCGTCTAATATTTTCAGAATCAGTGGCTAAAGGACATATCATGCTTCCTCGGTCTCTTCGGCTTTATttgagagcagagttacactcAT GTGTATATGTGAAGAGATTCAATGTCAAGTTGAAGAAGGAGATTCCTTTGGTTTCGCTTTCACCTTGTGAATTCAAGATATTACAGGAGACTGGGGTTTCTGAAGAAAATAATGCTGAGGTTTTGGGCAAGAAGaatatcaataaaataataacaacacttCTCAGAACCAATTCAGACATTGAGATGGGTACTATTGATTGGTCAATCCATGAGAAAATTGCCGCAGCCTTTTCTTGTGATTCTAGCAAGGAAGACAAAGAAACGAGCATCAAGTCTGATATCAAAGAGGACGTTGCAGCTTTTTTGCATAGATGGTGCCTTGCGCAACTACATGCAGTCACGATAAAGACCGGAGTGGAAGTTAAATCATTGATTTTAGGAAACACAACTTTGCTTCACTTCAAAGTGAAAGACAACAGATCCATAAAAGACGGTGTCCAAACAATGAAAGGAGGAGAAGCATCACTGGATGCCGTGTTTGTGCTGTCAACTTCTGATGAATCAATGCGTGATGAAAAGATTGATGCttatgaagttgaatttgatGAAGGAAACAAGTTAACTACCAGCCCAGGAAACTTCGAACCTTGGCTTGGAAAGCTTCAACTGGGCAACGGTCTTTCCATTAGGACTGTCAGAGAGAAGTTCTTTGCTAAAGCCACCAGTCTTACAACTTCTTCATTAGACTGGATGGGGACGGCTGCCCCTGATGTGATTAATAGTAG GATCGGCGGATTGATAGAGGAATTCTTTCATGAGAGATGGAGAG GGTTGATAGTTTTGTTATCTTCTGCATCTTGGATGTTGTCCAGTGCTTATGAATTTCCGCTGCCAGGACATATTCTAATCCATGGGCCTTCT GGTTCCGGGAAAACATTATTAGCTACAGTCGCTGCTAAATTTGCTGAAGAAAGTGAGGACATCTTGGCCCATGT AATATTTTTATCTTGTTCTAAGCTTGCTTTGGAAAAGCCTTCAGCCATTCGTCAAACTTTATTGAGCTATGTTGCTGATGCTTTGGATCATGCACCTTCTGTTGTGGTATTTGATGATCTTGATAGCATTGTTGCAGCCTCCTCTGAATCTGAGGCTTCTCAACCTTCATCCTCATTAGCAGTGCTTGCAGAATATTTTGCTGATATTATGGATGAATATGAG GAAAAGCGGAGGAATACGTGTGGGATTGGCCCAATTGCATTTATTGCTTGTGCACAGTCTCTGACTAATTTACCACAGAACTTGACCTCTTCTG GGAGGTTTGACTTTCATGTTAAATTGCCTGCACCTGCTACCACAGAGCGTGGTGCCTTGCTAAAACATATAATTCAGAAGCGTTCTTTGCAGTGTTCTGATGACACATTGCTGGATGTAGCCTCCAAGTGTGATGGATATGATGCATATGATCTG gAAATACTGGTTGATAGGTCTGTTCATGCTGCAACTGCCCGCTTTTTGTCTAGTGATTTGGATGTTGGCAGACAGGAAAAACCTGTTTTGGTTAAGGATGATTTCCTGCATGCCATGCATGAGTTTGTTCCAGTGGCAATGCGTGACATCGCTAAACCTTCTGCTGATGGTGGTCGGTCTGGTTGGGAGGATGTTGGAGGTCTTAATGACATCCGGAATGCTATTATAGAG ATGATCGAGTTGCCGTCCAAATTTCCAAATATATTTGCACAAGCTCCTCTAAGGATGCGGTCCAATGTTCTGTTATATGGTCCCCCTGGCTGTGGGAAAACACACATTGTTGGCGCTGCAGCCGCTGCATGCTCGCTAAGATTTATCTCAGTCAAAGGTCCTGAACTGCTGAATAAATACATTGGTGCTTCTGAGCAAGCT GTTCGAGATATTTTCTCGAAAGCAGCTGCAGCAGCACCATGTCTTCTGttttttgatgaatttgattCTATCGCGCCAAAGAGAGGACATGACAACACTGGTGTCACTGATAGAGTTGTTAATCAG TTTCTCACGGAATTGGATGGTGTTGAAGTGTTAACGGGCGTATTTGTATTTGCTGCGACAAG TAGACCTGATCTGCTTGATGCTGCACTTTTGCGACCTGGAAGGCTGGATCGCCTTCTCTTCTGTGATTTTCCTTCACCGCACGAGAGGTTGGAGATTCTTTCAGTTCTATCAAGAAAAGTAAGTCATAATTCTGGTTGGGCACTATTTTCAATCAGTCTCAGGTAG